Proteins encoded within one genomic window of Camelina sativa cultivar DH55 chromosome 19, Cs, whole genome shotgun sequence:
- the LOC109124722 gene encoding uncharacterized protein LOC109124722 codes for MSRGNYKNPCLTMHQPWASLLVHAIKRIEGRSWPAPIRGRLWIHAASKVPDEATIKAMEEFYKELYAIDGITDIQFPQHYPVSRLIGCVEVVGCVTCDELQNWDALPEGVRLEGQTNFCWLCEKPQKLIIPFEMRGYQGVYNLENKIYAAAARGLMPSQNTSVVRFPLPDPKDPFSLKPGSVPCTTQEKKALDSEQVNSLTAAIAGAKAAATQFSKKGQSLQTNNISDYTTRSKGKVSEDDAAESLDNPGGASGRTYTTRSKSKVTQMGEAKCSENNSSRKVEDDTNLTEKYNVESSQRSVVTKREDRNTSIGERRFDPGSARIMAAAIRNLKPSS; via the exons ATGAGTCGTGGGAATTACAAGAACCCGTGCTTGACCATGCATCAGCCATGGGCTTCACTTCTCGTCCATGCTATCAAACGCATCGAAGGCAGATCCTGGCCTGCCCCAATTCGAG GCCGTTTATGGATTCATGCTGCTAGTAAAGTACCTGATGAAGCTACTATTAAAGCAATGGAAGAGTTTTACAAAGAGCTTTATGCTATTGATGGGATCACTGATATTCAATTCCCCCAACATTACCCTGTTTCAAGACTAATTG GATGTGTTGAGGTTGTTGGCTGTGTCACCTGCGATGAACTTCAGAACTGGGATGCTTTACCTGAAGGA GTGAGGCTTGAAGGACAAACCAACTTTTGTTGGCTATGCGAGAAGCCACAG AAACTGATTATTCCATTTGAGATGCGCGGGTACCAGGGCGTCTATAATTTAGAAAACAAG ATTTATGCGGCTGCAGCTAGAGGTCTTATGCCTTCTCAAAACACTTCTGTGGTTAGATTCCCTCTTCCAGACCCAAAAGACCCGTTTTCCTTAAAACCTGGTTCTGTTCCCTGTACAACACAAGAGAAGAAAGCGCTTGATTCAGAGCAAGTTAACAGTCTCACAGCTGCAATCGCCGGGGCAAAAGCAGCGGCTACTCAGTTCTCGAAGAAGGGACAAAGTctacaaacaaataatataagtGATTACACGACAAGAAGCAAGGGAAAAGTTAGTGAAGATGATGCAGCAGAGTCCCTAGATAACCCG GGTGGAGCGTCTGGCCGTACTTATACAACAAGAAGCAAGAGCAAAGTCACACAGATGGGTGAAGCAAAATGTAGTGAAAACAACAGCAGCAGAAAAGTGGAAGATGATACAAATTTGACAGAGAAGTACAATGTGGAATCTAGTCAAAGAAGTGTAGTCACAAAGCGAGAGGACAGGAATACAAGTATTGGTGAAAGAAGGTTTGATCCTGGATCTGCCCGG ATTATGGCCGCTGCAATCAGgaacttgaagccatcttcttGA